The genomic segment AAACCTTTTCCCATTTTAATTGGGTTATAATACCAGGCCATATCCGGATTATCAGGTGTAAATTTGTTAATACTCAATTTAGCTTGTTTTTTAAAATTACCATTTTCATTTTCATCAGCATACCAGATTTGATAAATGTCTCCTGTTAATTCTGGATTAAGGACAAAATAAACTCCTATGGCTCCTGCAGTATTCTTTCCAAAATCCTTAATGATGGGATCTAGTACACTAAGAGAATGTTTTAAAATTTCATCGTTTTTAAGATGGTCAACTTTTAATGAATTTGAAACAGTAATTGATATACTTCTTACAACACATTCATATTGAACAACACTCTGGGAAAATAGATTAGCTGTATTTTCAGCCATTAGGAGTAATTTTTTATATGCTTCCTGTTGAATAACATCTGAACTTTTAATAATACTTATACTACCCACTAACAATGCAATTATGGCAGAACAAACTACAATGGCAAGGATAATTTTGGAGCTGATTTTTTTCATTATACTTCCTCCTCATATGTAATTTATTAAAAAAAGTTTTATAGTGTAAAGCCTTGTAAATCAAAGGCTTTTCCACATCTAAAAATTTACTGAAAATGTTATTCCAGAGAGCGTAAACTTACGCAAAAAGAGGTGACTGATACTCCAGTTTAAAAAACTTAACAAAAAAGTGAAGACACTAAGTGTTACTGCACAATCCAAAAGAATCTGCTTTACCAGCAGGAATATTCATCAATCCACGCAGTCAACTCATAGGTTTTCACTTACCTCAAAAATAACATTTTTAACATAAATAGTCAAGACTTACAGAGAAATTTTAAACTAAAAACTTTATTATATTTTCACAATTTATTTAAGTTTAAAAATTTTTTGTGTTTTCTGCGTGGAAAATACGTTAAATTAGGATATAATTATTTTTGATTTTTTTGAAAATAAGGTTTTTATTATTAAAAATATTTTGGGTCTATAATTAATGTTGTGAAGAAAAAATTATAAAAAATAAAAAGGCATTTGCTGGCTCCGTTGAATTAATTAGTTGCGAACTAAAAACCAAAGAAAGGAGTCCAGCAAATGCAATATAATAATATCATAAAATTTCTTGATTTGCCAGACATTATTGCAACTGAAATTATTTCAACGGAGGACAGATATATTTTTATCGCTGAAGCAAAGAAAAATCACATTGTGTGTCCTCAGTGTGGTAATATCACTAATAAAATCCATGATACAAAATGGCAAAATATTAGAGACATCCCCATAAGAGGTAAACTAGTAATCATTAGACTTCTAAAGAAAAGATATCGTTGTCCTTATTGTCATAAGAGGGGTATCCCTGAAAAATATGAAAGTATTGATAAATATGCCCGTAAAACCAAACGCTTTGATAAATATCTTGCTAAAGAAACTGTCAGCAAGGATTATTCTAAAGTTGCTAGAGAAAACGGGTTAAGTTATACAGCTGTTAATAATGCAGTTAAAAAAGTAGTTGACCCTCTCATTAAACAACAAGTTTCAAAACTTAGTCAATTAAAAGCCATCAGTATCGATGAATTTGCAGTTTTAAAACGCCATAAATATGGAGTTAGCATTACAGATCCAATTAATCGGGAGTTAATTGACATTTTACCTACTCGCAAAAAGGATGATTTAATTGACTACTTTAATTGTTGGGAAGATGAACAAAGACGACAGATTCAATCGATCTCTATGGATATGTGGCGGCCGTTCAAAGCAGTAGCAGATGCAGCATTTACTCATGCAAAAATTGTTATAGATAAATTTCATCTTGTAACTTTAATGAACAGAGCCCTTGATGAAGTTAGAAAACAAGTTCAACAAACAGTAAATAATCATCAGAGAAGAAAGTTTTTTCAAAGTCGTTTATTACTCCAAAAACGAGCTGAAGAATTGACAGATGAAGAACATGAAAAGCTCATCAAATTATTTGAACTCAGTCCAGCTCTAGAAAAGGCCTGGGAATTAAAAGAGGAATTCAGAGACTTATTGCAGCTAGATGATGTGAAAGAAGCCACCAGAGCTCTAAAAAGGTGGTATAAAGAAGTAATAAAAAGCAAGCTGATGCCTTTTTACCAGGTAAAAAAGATAATACAAAGATGGGAAGAAAAAATACTAAATTATTTTAAGACTAAGATAACCAATGGCTTTGCTGAGGGTATCAATAACAAGATTAAATTGATCAAAAGGATTGGATATGGTGTTCCAAATGTTATGAATCTAAGGAGAAGAGTATTTAATGCAATGTTAAGTTATTAAATTTAAATGTTTATTTCAAAATCAATTTACCAATCAATTCAACGGAGCCAACTTATCTTTCACAACATTTGACGGAGAGCCAATATTTTTAAATTTTTAAAGCTATATTAGTCATAAATTTAAAGAAAAAATCAGAAAAAAATCTATTCTAGTAGGGAAGCTACCAGAATAGGTCAATTTTTATATTAAACTAGTGGCAAATGGCTGTCATAGTAGTTAAGTCCAATAATTTAACTGCCTTAGACCCTATACTTTTGCGTCCTTACCTTTCGATAGATTTGCCTTTTTCACTTGTCAGGCCTCTATTATAATTTATTACTATATTGGCAAAGAAAATCCTTCCGTAAGTATTAAAGAGGAATTTATTATTTTATTCTATCAAAAATAATCATTTTTCCTTTTAATTATTTAGTATTTTTTATATTTTATTAATTTTTTTCAATCTACGCATATTATATAGTTCATACAGGTATTTAAGGTTAATGGAGTTTTGTTGTTAATTGAGTCAAAAGAAATTCTATTATAGATAATTTAATAACTACATCATCTTAATAATTAGAGAATTAAGATTTGCTTGCTAAGGTTATCGGAAAGGTATTGTCTAAAAGAAATATTATGGAATTTATGATTAATTTAACATAAAATTATTGATTATACAAAGAAAGAGTAATATAATAGAGTTGAGGAAATTTTAAAAAATACCTAGAGGTGTTATATATGCTAGAACAGTTAAAAAAAGAGTTAAAAAAGAGAATTAAAAATGGTCTGGAAGATGAAACCTTAAAGCGATTGTATACTAAGGAAGTAAAAATTTTATTTGAGTCTATTATAGATGCCAAAGATATAGATGATATTGCTGTTCAGGTCAAATTGAAGTTAGTCCAGAAATTGTTTAAAGAATATCGATATCAGGAAGCTATATCACTTTTGGAGGATCTATTGGCAAATAAGAATTTGCTTTCTAAAGAAGATTTTCTTAAGGTTTTAGAAAAAAAAGGAATAGCTTTAAGTCGGTCTGGGAGATATGAAGAAGCAGAGGAAATTTTTAAGGAATTGATGGAATCTGATATAAATTCGTTTAAATGTAGAGGAATGATTAATCTGGGTATTATCTATATTCATTTAAACAAATATAGTGGTAAAAGACTTTTAAATGAGGCATATCAGCTCTTAATTGAAGCTCAGAAGTTAATAGAACCAGATAATTGGGAGAACCGGTTTCAAATCCTTTATAATCTGGCCATCATTTTCTTTGAAAAGGGCCGATTTTTGGAATCGCTTAAAAATCTTGAAACTGCACTGACTTTGACAGATTCAGAACAGCATAAGGCTATGGTCTATAATGAGATGGCCCGGGTTTTTATTACTCAATCCCGGATAGATCTGGCTAAGGATTATCTTGATAGGGCAGAACGGATTTTGATTAAACGGCCTAATTATAATGAACTGGCATTGGCCTGGAATTTACATATACGAGGTCTCTGGCATAAAAAGAAGGGTGAATTCACCAATGCTATTAATTGTTTTGAGCTGGCCTTAAGTACCTTTGTAGAAAAAGAATTTTTCTCTGAGGCAGCAGAGGTAAGTTATGAGTTGTATGTTTTAAATAAATTTTTGGAGAGTGGAGAGGCAGAAGAATATCTGGATGATTATCAGTATTATAGTCGATTGATCAGTTGATAGAAGGTCAACCTCAAATGAGGTTGTTTTTTTATTGAATTAAAGGGGAGAAGTTGGAGATAATAAAGATATCATTTCTATAAATGGAGGTATAGTATGAAGTTTTCTTTATGGGCTTTATTAACTGCATTGATAGCAGGTATTACGATGGCTGTGCAGGGTGCTTTGAACTCATCTTTAAGCAAGAAGATTGGTCTTTTAGAAGCTACTTTTGTTGTCCATTTTCTGGCTACCCTTCTTTTGATATTAATTCTTTTTGTTTTTAGATTAGGAAAAGGTGATTTTAGTAAGATGAGCCAGGTGCCCTGGTATATTTATCTGGGTGGGTTATTGGGAGTTATTATTACTTATACAGTGGTAGTTAGTATTCCAAAATTGGGTGCTGCTTTGGCCACAACAGCTATTATTGTTGGTCAGGTATCTACTGCCTGTTTAATTGATCATCTAGGACTCTTTGGGCTAAAGCAGATTGATTTTACCTGGACAAAAGCAGTCGGAATTATCCTCCTTGCCGCTGGTGCACGTTTTATGCTTCATTAAAACCAGCGGGTATACAACTTTTGAAAATCGGGAACAATTTATCTAGAGAATTGTTAAGTAGGAGGATTGAAATGGGTAGAACAATAGAAATGATAGTAGAAAGGTTTAAAGATCTGGTGTATGAATATTGGAATAGTTCGAGTGAAGAAACGGTAAGGTTAAGAGAAGAGATAGAAGATGCAAAGAAAGATTGGATTTGTGCTCAAAATTATTTTCAAAACGTGACAGATCCAGATCTGATTGATCATGCTATTTATATGTTAGAAGCAGCAGAAGCTAAATATACTTATCTTTTAAAACAGGCTAGAAATTCTATGATAAGGTAAAAGACCGGCTGTAGTTTTAACTATGGCTGGTCTTTTTTGTACATTTTTTATTCGACTATAGAATATGATATAAAATAGAGTTAATTGGTTGGAGGAGTGAGAAAAATGGACTGGCAGACTATAATTGCATATTTGTTTGGGCTGGGGTTAATTTATCTTTTTATCTGGATATTATATTATCCTTTAAAAATAACAACAAAAATTATTTTAAATACTTTAGGTGGAGCTATTTTGCTAATATTTTTGAATTTAATAGGAAGGTTTTTTAATTATATAATTCCCATTAATCCAGTAACTGCATTGGTTATTGGATTTTTGGGTATTCCCGGTGTTATTCTTTTGATTATTCTGAAATTTTTAATTTTATGATTTTACCGCAAAATGCTAATTTTTCGAATCATCTAAAGCTCGATTTCCGCCGAAATAAGGCATCCTAATCAAAGGGCCCTCTTGGCCCTTAGAACTAGCTCATCACCTCCTGTGATGAGGCCTTATTTCGTCGGAAATCTCGCTAAGATGATTTGGCGAAAAATTTCTATGTCGCTCAAAATTAGTTTTTTGCAGTTTAATCATAAGATTTAATTTAAGAATTAAGTTATAAATTCCTGAATATTACCTATAATAATGAGGGAGTCATATTAGTAAATTTTTAAGGAGGTGTCACAATAAAAGCTACAATAAAGACTTCTTTTTTAAAATATTATTGAGTACGGAAGGAGGAAAATAGATGGCCCAAATGTTAGAAATTCGCTGGCACGGTCGGGGTGGACAGGGTTCTAAGACTGCATCAATTCTATTAGGTAAAGTCTGTTCTGAAGCCGGAAAATATATTCAGGCATTTCCAGAATATGGGCCTGAGCGGATGGGGGCCCCAGTAATTGCTTATAATCGGATCAGTGATGAAAGGATAACTGTTCACTGTCAGATAGAAACGCCGGATCTGGTAGTTGTATTGGATTCGACTTTAATAGGTGCTATTGATGTAGTGGAAGGTTTAAAGGAAGATGGTAAGATTATTATCAATACTGATCTTGAACCAGAAAAAATGAAAGAAAAGATTGGATTTAATGGTGAGTTATATACCATTGATGCAAATAAGATTTCTGAAGAAGAACTTGGTAGAGCATTTCCCAATACACCATTGTTGGGTGCTGTAGTTAAAGTAACCAGTCTTTTTACAGAAGATGAATTTGTTAAATTAATTCGTAAAGAATTTGAGAAAAAGTTTGCGCACAAACCTGAAGTAATAGATGGCAATATTAATTGCATAAGAAGGGCTTTTCAGGAGGTGAAAAGTGAATAATGGCTACACCGGCTAAAAAACCAGGATGGAGAGATATTCCTATTGGTGGTCGGATTGAAGAAGCTGGAAATGCCCATAAATATCATGTGGGTGGATGGAGAATTCGCCGCCCTGTCTGGGTGAAAGAGAACTGCATCCATTGCCTTTTTTGTTGGGTTTTTTGTCCCGATTCAGCTGTAGAAGTTCATGATGGAAAAATGCATGGCTTCGATTATAATCACTGCAAAGGCTGCGGTATTTGTGCCCAGGAATGTCCGGCAAAGGATAAAGCTATTGAGATGAGACCGGAAGATGTTGAGAACAAATTTGATAATTAATAGTGGAAGGGGGAAGAGAAATGACTAAAAGAATTGCCTTGACAGGAAATGAAGCTATGGCATTGGTTATGAAGCAGATTAATCCCGATGTAGTAGCTGCTTATCCAATCACACCTCAGACAGAAATTGTTCAGATATTTTCTCAGTTTGTAGCTGATGGTGAGATAGATACAGAATTTGTTACTGTTGAGAGTGAACATAGTGCAATGAGTGCTGTGATTGGTGCTTCTGCCGCGGGTGCAAGGGCCATGACTGCTACTTCAGCCAACGGTCTGGCCTTGATGTGGGAAGTTGTATATATCGCAGCTTCATGCCGTCTACCCATAGTTATGGCTGTAGTTAATAGAGCTCTTTCTGGACCGATTAACATCCACTGTGACCATAGTGATGCTATGGGTATGAGAGATAGTGGTTGGATTCAATTATTTGGTGAAAATGCACAGGAAGCTTATGATAATGCTCTTATGGCTGTGCGAATTGCTGAACATAAAGATGTGATGTTACCTGTTGCAGTAAATATGGATGGGTTTATTATCTCTCATGCAGTTGAGAATATTGAAATTGTTGCCAATGAAGATGTAAGAGATTTTGTTGGTGAGTATAATCCAGAAAGATACCTGTTGGATGTACAGAATCCAATTACCGTTGGCCCGGTTGATTTACAGGATTTTTATTTTGAGCATAAACGTCAACAGGTAGAGGCAATGAAAAAAGCAAAAAATGTTATTCAAAAGATTGCTGATGAGTTTGTTAACCTTACAGGTCGTAAGTATTCTTTTTTTGAAGAATATTACCTTGACGATGCAGAGATTGCTCTGGTGGCTATGGGTTCTGCGGCTGGTACAGCTAAAGCAGCTATTGATGAATTGAGGGAGCAAGGTATCAAAGTCGGACTTTTAAAACTCCGTGTTTTTAGACCATTTCCGGCTGAGGAGATTGTGAGAGCTTTAAGTCATATAAAAGTAGTTGGTGTTATGGATCGTGCAGAATCTTTTAATACTATGGGCGGCCCACTCTTCTCAGATATGAGGTCGGCTATGTATGATGGAGAGGCTAATGTTAGAATGATCAATATAATTTACGGTCTGGGAGGTCGTGATATCACTGTAACTGACATTAAAAATATAATCCAGAAGGTTAAAGATGTTAATAATACCGGAAAGATCGAAAATCTGGTTATTCATTACGGAGTCCGTGAATAGGAGGTTTAAGTAATGGCGACATTAAAAGAGCTATCTACTCGAGCTGGTAAATTTAGCGGTGGACACAGACTTTGTCCTGGCTGTGGTGCAGGAATTATTGTGCGCCAGGTTTTAGCGGCTGCTAAAAATCCAGTAGTTGTTGCGTGTGCAACTGGATGTTTGGAGGTTTCTTCAACTATTTATCCATATACTGCCTGGAATACTTCTTTCATTCACAATGCTTTTGAAAATGCTGCTGCTACTATTTCTGGTGTGGAAGCAGCATATAGATCATTAAAAAGGAGAAAGAAATTCGGTTTAGAAGATCAGGAATTTGACTTTATAGCCTTTGGTGGTGATGGTGGTACGTACGATATTGGTTTTCAATCATTATCCGGTGCAATGGAACGAGGCCATAAAATACTCTACATCTGTTACGATAATGGTGCTTATATGAATACTGGAATTCAACGTTCTTCGGCAACTCCAATGGGAGCCAATACCACTACCAGTCCTGCTGGGAAAAAGATTCCTGGTAAAACCCAGTTTAAAAAAGAATTGACTGATGTTATGGCTGCCCACTATATTCCATATGTGGCCCAGGCAGCTCCTTCCAACTGGAAAGATTTAACCCGGAAAGTAGAAAAGGCTCTTTCTATTGATGGGCCGTCCTTTATCAATGTCCTTTCAGTTTGCCCAAGGGGCTGGAGAACTCCCGAAGAGAAAGGCTTAGAAATCACCCGAACGGCTATTGATACCTGTTTTTGGCCTCTCTTTGAAGTTGAAAATGGTACAGACTATACCATCAATTACAAGCCAAAGAATAAGCGACCAATTGAAGAATGGTTGAAGCCTCAGGGCCGTTTTAAGCATCTATTTAAACCTGAAAATAAACATCTGATTGAAAAAATACAAAAGCATATAGATAATAGATGGGAAATGCTCTTAAGACGAGCTGGCGAGATTGATTGAGCTTTGGTTTTAAAAACCTCTGTCTTAAATAGGCAGGGGTTTTTTATAAATTTGGTACCTAAAAGAAAGGATTTAAGATAGAAATGGAGAATTCTTTAAAAAGAGTGGAGGGGATCTTACGTGAAACCAAAAATTTATCTGGTATTGATAATATCCGGATTATTATTATATTCTATTTCCTGTGGAGGTAATGCAAAAAATACTGATTTACGATATGAACCGATCGAAAAGAAGTTAAAATATAAAAATCAGATTTTTCTAGAAAGTGTAATTGATACCGGTAAAATCCATGTAACGACTAAAATGATTTTATTAAGTTTTCTGGAAAATGAAATTACAAAAAACGAAAATAATCTACTTTTAAAGATGACATTTACAGATATTAATCTCGGCCATTTTAAAAGGGAACTTCAGATATTGGACAAAGATGTACAGGCAGTGGATTTAAAAGATAAAGCAGAGGTAGAGGCCGAATTAAAAGATAAGGTAATTCATAAATGGGTTAATTTAATTGTTGATGAGAAAGGTCGAATTCTAGAAAAATATTATTCCTCAGACCTGGATAAAGTAAATTTTATTAACCTGACCGGGATAGCAGAACAGTTTTTTATTCATTTTCCAAAAGGAGAGGTTGAGATAGGTCAACAGTGGGAAGAAGATTATTCTTCTACTATTCCACCTTATGATAAGGGCCAACCTTTTGCAGGTACTATTAAATATACATACCTGGGTCAGGAAGAACGGAAGGGGATTCTCTGTTATAAAATTCAGGCGGTGCTATTTTTGGAAGAAGAACGTCAGGTAGGGGAAAATATAACCCGGGTTTCCCGAATTGGTACCGGAACATTATATTTTGCAGTTGATGGTACATATCTGGTGGAGAGTGAAGTATCCAGTGATTTATCTCTTTTGAGTGTGGTAAATGGAAACGGGGAAGAAAAGGATCGAAATTTTATCCGGACCAGAATTGACCAGAAAATTGAGGTAGTATTTGAATAAAAAAACCGGATAGGTATTTACAACCTATCCGGTTTTTTAGTTTTTGTTTTAATCAACAGTGATTAATTCATATTTCCGGCTTCCCATACCTAATTCTTCAGCGTATTTTAAAAGATGCTGACCATCTGTATCGGGATGGACACCACGGAATTTATCAGCGCCAGGTTCAAAATTGGTCTTTAATGCACTATCTTTGATTCCTTCCTGTTGGTTTATTAAATCAATTGAAGCCTGGTCAATGGCTACCGGATCTTTGGATGCCAGGATTCCGATATCCGGGACGATAGGTTTGTCACTCCAACCACAGCAGTCACAGTCAGGTGTAACATTCATAACGAAGTTGATATAACCTATTTTTTCTTCCCGGCCTTGAACGACGCCAAGGGTGTACTCGACTATTTTCTCCATTACAATTTTTGATTCAGATTTCCAGTTGATACTTATTGCCTGGTCCCGACAGGTGACTACACATTCACCGCATCCGATACATTTTTCATGATTGATTATACTTTTTTCGTCTGTAATAATTATGGCATCGGCCGGACACCATTTCGTACACCGCTGGCATTTTTTACACTTTTCTTCTTTAATATTTGGAAGAAGGTCAGAGTGCATCATCTGCTTACCGCTGCGGCTGCCGAGACCCATTCCTACATTTTTAAAAGCCCCACCAAATCCAGTTACTGTATGTCCTTTTACGTGAGAGACTGCAATCATTGCATCGGCATACATAACTTCTGCACCAATTTTGACAGAATCAAAGTGTTTTCCTTTAATCGGTACTTCAATATAGCTTTTACCTGTTAATCCATCAGCAATGATGATTGGTGCTTCAACGGTGGCATAACTGAAGCCGTTTCTTAAGGCAGTGGTTATATGATCAACTGAGTTGGCGCGAGTCCCCACATAAAGGGTATTGGCATCAGTTAAAAAAGGTTTGGCCCCGGTTTTTTTGATCTCCTGAACTAATTTTCTAATGTAAATGGGGCGAATAAAACCAGTATTACCCTCTTCACCGAAATGGAGTTTTATGGCTACCAATTCATTGGGGTTAAGCATTTCATGGAATCCGGCTTTATAAAATAGCTTGCTTAATTTTTTTACCAGACTTTCAGAATGTTTAGTTGCCCGCATATTAGCAAAGTAGACTTTGCTCATAAAATTCCTCCTTTTCTTTTACCAGTATTTAGTTTATTATTAGTATAACCCAAAAAATTAATAAAATCAAATGCTAAAATTAATTGTAGAAACTTATCACATTAAGTTAAAAACTCTAAAAATATCTAGAAGGCTTATAAAAAAGTCAATCTTTTGAGGAGGACAATAATAAAAAAATATTTCAGGCTGTTGAAAAAGGTGAGGTGCACATAACCTGCTTCCACGGAGGAATAGAAAAACTAAATATAATTTCTTTTGCTACCAGACGCTCCGCCCTCCTGGTTCTAGCCTTGACTTATATGCTTCAGAAATTATATTTAGTTTTTCTGGCAGTGCACGGGCAAGTCTCTAAAAAAGAAGGGTTTGTCAAAAACCTCTATTACTTTAACAGTATTGCTTTACAAATTCAAAACAAATCACTTCTAGTTAACTGCAAGGAGCAGTTTTTCCTTCTTTACTCTTTTAATTAACTTACTATACTAATTTAAATTAATATTTATTGATCATTTGTTCAACTATAGATTTTAATTTTATTTTCTCAGAAAACTTCTTCTTTCAGGTTTTTAAGTGTTTTTAAAGCTTTTTTCATGATGAAGTGGGGTTATAGTTCGTTTGCTCTTACCTTCTGTGCATCGAGATTTTTCAAAATCCTGATCACAATTTTTTTTAAAAATAAAATCTCTTAACGGGTCTGTTTTGTGATCTTTAATCCTAATAATAAAAATTTTGATACAAAGAGCAGGAGTTAAGAAAAATATGTAGAATTATTGCATAAAATAAAATCCCAGATTTCACATATAAAGGTAAACTTACCTAAAGGCGGGGGGCGCAAAGTTACGGGCTTAAGGTAATATTGAGATTTGCTATGGTAGCCGGGCTGCCGGAATAGGCTTTGCGTTTGAACGAGAAGTAAAAAAATTATTTTGATTAAGGTTTTTTTGCACTCTTTGTTGAGTAAAAAATTGATTGATTATAATGAGTTTAATTTAA from the Anoxybacter fermentans genome contains:
- a CDS encoding DUF362 domain-containing protein, translating into MSKVYFANMRATKHSESLVKKLSKLFYKAGFHEMLNPNELVAIKLHFGEEGNTGFIRPIYIRKLVQEIKKTGAKPFLTDANTLYVGTRANSVDHITTALRNGFSYATVEAPIIIADGLTGKSYIEVPIKGKHFDSVKIGAEVMYADAMIAVSHVKGHTVTGFGGAFKNVGMGLGSRSGKQMMHSDLLPNIKEEKCKKCQRCTKWCPADAIIITDEKSIINHEKCIGCGECVVTCRDQAISINWKSESKIVMEKIVEYTLGVVQGREEKIGYINFVMNVTPDCDCCGWSDKPIVPDIGILASKDPVAIDQASIDLINQQEGIKDSALKTNFEPGADKFRGVHPDTDGQHLLKYAEELGMGSRKYELITVD
- a CDS encoding tetratricopeptide repeat protein, with translation MLEQLKKELKKRIKNGLEDETLKRLYTKEVKILFESIIDAKDIDDIAVQVKLKLVQKLFKEYRYQEAISLLEDLLANKNLLSKEDFLKVLEKKGIALSRSGRYEEAEEIFKELMESDINSFKCRGMINLGIIYIHLNKYSGKRLLNEAYQLLIEAQKLIEPDNWENRFQILYNLAIIFFEKGRFLESLKNLETALTLTDSEQHKAMVYNEMARVFITQSRIDLAKDYLDRAERILIKRPNYNELALAWNLHIRGLWHKKKGEFTNAINCFELALSTFVEKEFFSEAAEVSYELYVLNKFLESGEAEEYLDDYQYYSRLIS
- a CDS encoding DMT family transporter — protein: MKFSLWALLTALIAGITMAVQGALNSSLSKKIGLLEATFVVHFLATLLLILILFVFRLGKGDFSKMSQVPWYIYLGGLLGVIITYTVVVSIPKLGAALATTAIIVGQVSTACLIDHLGLFGLKQIDFTWTKAVGIILLAAGARFMLH
- a CDS encoding 2-oxoacid:acceptor oxidoreductase family protein, giving the protein MAQMLEIRWHGRGGQGSKTASILLGKVCSEAGKYIQAFPEYGPERMGAPVIAYNRISDERITVHCQIETPDLVVVLDSTLIGAIDVVEGLKEDGKIIINTDLEPEKMKEKIGFNGELYTIDANKISEEELGRAFPNTPLLGAVVKVTSLFTEDEFVKLIRKEFEKKFAHKPEVIDGNINCIRRAFQEVKSE
- a CDS encoding pro-sigmaK processing inhibitor BofA family protein, whose amino-acid sequence is MDWQTIIAYLFGLGLIYLFIWILYYPLKITTKIILNTLGGAILLIFLNLIGRFFNYIIPINPVTALVIGFLGIPGVILLIILKFLIL
- a CDS encoding YaaL family protein, whose product is MGRTIEMIVERFKDLVYEYWNSSSEETVRLREEIEDAKKDWICAQNYFQNVTDPDLIDHAIYMLEAAEAKYTYLLKQARNSMIR
- a CDS encoding thiamine pyrophosphate-dependent enzyme, producing MATLKELSTRAGKFSGGHRLCPGCGAGIIVRQVLAAAKNPVVVACATGCLEVSSTIYPYTAWNTSFIHNAFENAAATISGVEAAYRSLKRRKKFGLEDQEFDFIAFGGDGGTYDIGFQSLSGAMERGHKILYICYDNGAYMNTGIQRSSATPMGANTTTSPAGKKIPGKTQFKKELTDVMAAHYIPYVAQAAPSNWKDLTRKVEKALSIDGPSFINVLSVCPRGWRTPEEKGLEITRTAIDTCFWPLFEVENGTDYTINYKPKNKRPIEEWLKPQGRFKHLFKPENKHLIEKIQKHIDNRWEMLLRRAGEID
- a CDS encoding 4Fe-4S dicluster-binding protein; protein product: MATPAKKPGWRDIPIGGRIEEAGNAHKYHVGGWRIRRPVWVKENCIHCLFCWVFCPDSAVEVHDGKMHGFDYNHCKGCGICAQECPAKDKAIEMRPEDVENKFDN
- a CDS encoding ISL3 family transposase, producing the protein MQYNNIIKFLDLPDIIATEIISTEDRYIFIAEAKKNHIVCPQCGNITNKIHDTKWQNIRDIPIRGKLVIIRLLKKRYRCPYCHKRGIPEKYESIDKYARKTKRFDKYLAKETVSKDYSKVARENGLSYTAVNNAVKKVVDPLIKQQVSKLSQLKAISIDEFAVLKRHKYGVSITDPINRELIDILPTRKKDDLIDYFNCWEDEQRRQIQSISMDMWRPFKAVADAAFTHAKIVIDKFHLVTLMNRALDEVRKQVQQTVNNHQRRKFFQSRLLLQKRAEELTDEEHEKLIKLFELSPALEKAWELKEEFRDLLQLDDVKEATRALKRWYKEVIKSKLMPFYQVKKIIQRWEEKILNYFKTKITNGFAEGINNKIKLIKRIGYGVPNVMNLRRRVFNAMLSY
- a CDS encoding transketolase C-terminal domain-containing protein; protein product: MTKRIALTGNEAMALVMKQINPDVVAAYPITPQTEIVQIFSQFVADGEIDTEFVTVESEHSAMSAVIGASAAGARAMTATSANGLALMWEVVYIAASCRLPIVMAVVNRALSGPINIHCDHSDAMGMRDSGWIQLFGENAQEAYDNALMAVRIAEHKDVMLPVAVNMDGFIISHAVENIEIVANEDVRDFVGEYNPERYLLDVQNPITVGPVDLQDFYFEHKRQQVEAMKKAKNVIQKIADEFVNLTGRKYSFFEEYYLDDAEIALVAMGSAAGTAKAAIDELREQGIKVGLLKLRVFRPFPAEEIVRALSHIKVVGVMDRAESFNTMGGPLFSDMRSAMYDGEANVRMINIIYGLGGRDITVTDIKNIIQKVKDVNNTGKIENLVIHYGVRE